The following coding sequences lie in one Prochlorococcus marinus XMU1412 genomic window:
- a CDS encoding SGNH/GDSL hydrolase family protein, which produces MRTSFLKIILTNSAFFFLFIFLSELFLGNWLKISPVQTIPNALYKVSEKYDGSHLYNLKEPFIINYSRNKDGYRISGSSNNKKNILTIGGSTTDQRYVSDGETFQDYIYKYLKGEFNIINGGVDGQSTLGHIYSIERWHSKTLNKKNIDTILFLIGVNDIKFVSSEQNKLYINMDDLSIVSRIRFFISNRSFIYKKLKTLKNKFTLSNDKVKKLEIGHGAKLNYINNNQLKEYITLEKYNDNSTNYYYYLFKKLLLTTKEIFPKAKILVVQQQDPKCKFNNQLEFVPTINNYELAGKSWDKQDVISYCQSLGNIFRIQENVLNESDNFKNVTKVRMFIDYPVPKNGFYDGLHTNKIGSKFIADYLFKFIKE; this is translated from the coding sequence ATGCGTACCAGTTTCTTAAAAATTATTCTAACAAATAGTGCATTTTTTTTTCTTTTTATTTTTTTATCTGAATTATTTTTAGGAAATTGGTTAAAGATTTCTCCTGTTCAAACAATTCCCAATGCTTTATATAAAGTTAGTGAAAAGTATGATGGAAGCCATTTATATAATTTAAAAGAACCATTTATCATAAATTATTCAAGAAATAAAGATGGATATAGAATCTCAGGATCAAGCAATAATAAAAAAAACATTTTAACCATAGGGGGGTCAACTACTGATCAAAGATATGTAAGTGATGGGGAAACTTTTCAAGACTATATTTATAAATATCTAAAAGGAGAATTTAATATAATAAATGGAGGTGTAGACGGACAAAGTACTTTAGGGCACATTTATTCAATAGAAAGATGGCATTCAAAAACTCTAAATAAAAAGAATATAGATACCATCCTTTTTCTAATAGGTGTGAATGACATTAAATTTGTTTCATCCGAACAAAATAAACTTTATATCAACATGGATGATTTAAGTATAGTTTCAAGAATTAGATTTTTTATTTCTAATAGATCTTTTATTTATAAAAAATTAAAAACCTTAAAAAACAAATTTACATTATCTAACGATAAAGTAAAAAAATTAGAGATTGGACATGGTGCTAAATTAAATTACATTAATAATAATCAATTAAAAGAATACATAACTTTAGAAAAATACAATGATAATTCAACTAATTACTATTATTATTTATTTAAAAAACTATTATTAACCACAAAAGAAATTTTTCCAAAAGCAAAAATTTTAGTTGTACAGCAACAAGACCCAAAATGTAAATTTAATAATCAATTAGAATTTGTCCCAACAATTAATAATTATGAATTGGCAGGAAAATCTTGGGACAAGCAAGATGTAATTTCTTATTGTCAATCATTAGGAAACATTTTTAGAATTCAAGAAAATGTTTTAAATGAATCAGACAATTTTAAAAATGTAACGAAAGTAAGGATGTTCATTGATTATCCAGTACCAAAAAATGGTTTCTATGATGGGTTACACACAAATAAAATTGGCTCAAAATTTATTGCAGATTATCTTTTCAAATTTATTAAAGAATAA
- a CDS encoding glycosyltransferase family 2 protein has protein sequence MLTVAIIPCYKTPDKAPLIASKCLNYVNKVICVDDCCPFNTGDKIESEIENKNIYVIRHQKNLGVGGALKTGIIHALKIKADIIVKIDSDGQMPPELIPNLINPIKEKNFYFSKGNRFRDSNIVKKMPALRLVGNVFLSFLTKLSTGYWELFDPTNGFIAFRSDIIKNIDLRKIDNRYFFETDLLFRCSINEILIHEIPMNAIYGEEVSNMYPIFEIPNFFFKHILIFIKRIFYHYFLYDFNPGSISFIISFLFGMAAIMLAGISYFYALLNTLETPSGIQTLFLAFLLISSNFGINFIYYDASQRPLFRKLRSI, from the coding sequence ATGTTAACAGTCGCAATAATTCCTTGTTACAAGACTCCGGACAAAGCTCCTTTAATAGCCTCAAAATGTCTTAATTATGTCAATAAAGTGATATGCGTAGATGATTGTTGTCCTTTTAATACAGGTGATAAAATTGAATCTGAAATAGAAAATAAAAATATTTATGTAATAAGGCATCAAAAAAATTTAGGAGTAGGTGGTGCTCTGAAGACAGGTATTATTCATGCCCTAAAGATTAAAGCAGATATTATTGTGAAAATAGACTCTGATGGGCAAATGCCTCCTGAATTAATTCCAAATCTTATCAATCCTATAAAAGAAAAAAATTTTTATTTTTCTAAAGGAAATCGTTTTCGAGATTCAAACATTGTTAAGAAAATGCCTGCCTTAAGACTTGTTGGAAATGTTTTTCTAAGCTTCTTGACTAAACTTTCTACTGGTTATTGGGAATTATTTGATCCAACTAATGGATTTATTGCTTTTAGATCAGATATAATTAAGAATATAGATTTAAGAAAAATTGATAATAGATATTTTTTTGAGACTGATTTGCTTTTTAGATGTTCTATTAATGAGATACTAATACATGAAATTCCAATGAATGCAATTTATGGTGAAGAAGTATCAAATATGTATCCAATTTTCGAAATACCAAATTTTTTCTTTAAACATATTTTGATTTTTATAAAAAGAATTTTTTATCATTATTTTCTTTATGACTTTAATCCAGGCAGCATAAGTTTTATCATTTCGTTTTTATTTGGTATGGCTGCTATTATGTTGGCTGGTATAAGTTACTTCTACGCTCTATTAAATACTCTAGAAACCCCATCAGGTATACAAACATTATTTCTTGCATTTTTATTAATTTCCTCAAATTTTGGAATAAATTTTATTTATTATGATGCCTCCCAAAGACCTCTTTTCAGGAAGTTGCGCTCAATTTAA
- a CDS encoding carbamoyltransferase family protein: MSVYILGISCYYHDSAATLLKDGEIISAAQEERFSRIKHDPGFPINAIKFCLKSQNIQINDVDQVIYYEKPLLTFERLLETYLAVSPRGSRSFIAAMQVWLKEKLFLKKILKDNLKSIHDEQDYKKFKNPNLFFSEHHLSHAAAAYYPSPFNKAAILCMDGVGEWATTSAWIGENNLIKPLWEINFPHSLGLLYSAFTYYCGFKVNSGEYKLMGLAPYGQPKYTDLIKDNLIDIKEDGSYRLNIDFFKYHRGFQMTSQKFNKLFGQPPRKKETKLTTFHMDIAASIQVVTEEIVLKLAKSLREETGLNNICLSGGVALNCVANGKLLKSKIFDEIWIQPASGDAGSSLGAALVGWYQNKDNERKVNLNDSMKGTYLGPEFSNDEIISYLKTIKAPYLSLNDKDLFMRVAKELDGGKVIGWFNGPMEFGPRALGSRSIIGDPRNQKMQSIMNLKIKYRESFRPFAPSVLEEDISSQFEIDSKSPYMLLVAPVKKDLCRAMTDYEKSLFGIKKLNIPRSTLPAITHVDYSARVQSVSKMTNPRYYNLIKSFKELTGCPLVVNTSFNVRGEPIVCTPQDAYRCFMRTEMDILVLQNQVLFKIDQPKIEKDEKWMQSFELD; encoded by the coding sequence TTGTCTGTTTATATCTTAGGTATATCTTGTTATTATCATGATAGTGCGGCTACATTATTAAAAGACGGAGAAATAATATCAGCTGCACAAGAAGAAAGATTTTCCAGAATTAAGCACGATCCAGGGTTCCCAATTAACGCTATAAAATTTTGTCTAAAATCTCAAAATATTCAGATTAATGATGTTGATCAAGTCATATATTATGAAAAACCTTTACTTACTTTTGAAAGGCTTCTCGAAACATATTTAGCAGTTTCTCCAAGAGGCAGTAGATCATTTATTGCTGCTATGCAGGTCTGGTTAAAAGAAAAACTTTTTTTAAAAAAGATTCTTAAAGACAATTTAAAATCTATTCATGATGAACAAGATTATAAAAAATTTAAAAATCCAAATCTTTTTTTTTCTGAGCATCATTTATCACATGCTGCGGCGGCTTATTATCCAAGCCCATTCAATAAAGCAGCTATCTTATGCATGGATGGTGTTGGAGAATGGGCAACAACTTCGGCATGGATTGGCGAAAATAATTTAATCAAACCTCTTTGGGAAATAAACTTTCCACATTCCTTAGGTCTTCTTTATTCAGCATTTACATATTATTGCGGCTTTAAAGTTAATTCTGGGGAATATAAGCTGATGGGCTTAGCTCCATATGGTCAGCCAAAGTATACAGATCTCATAAAAGATAATCTAATTGATATAAAAGAAGACGGTTCCTATCGATTAAATATAGATTTTTTTAAATACCATAGAGGATTCCAAATGACATCACAAAAATTTAATAAGCTATTTGGCCAGCCACCTCGTAAAAAAGAGACAAAACTGACTACTTTTCATATGGATATTGCAGCTTCAATTCAAGTTGTTACTGAGGAAATTGTTCTCAAGTTAGCCAAAAGTCTGCGTGAAGAAACAGGTTTGAATAACATTTGTCTATCAGGTGGGGTAGCCCTTAATTGTGTAGCTAATGGCAAATTACTTAAATCTAAAATATTCGATGAAATATGGATACAACCTGCAAGCGGAGATGCTGGTTCTTCACTAGGTGCAGCTTTAGTTGGTTGGTATCAAAATAAAGATAATGAAAGAAAAGTGAATTTAAATGATTCTATGAAAGGTACTTATTTAGGACCTGAGTTTAGCAATGATGAAATAATTAGCTATTTAAAAACTATAAAAGCTCCTTATTTAAGTCTTAATGATAAAGATCTATTCATGAGGGTTGCCAAAGAATTGGATGGAGGGAAAGTAATAGGCTGGTTTAATGGCCCTATGGAATTTGGACCAAGAGCATTAGGCAGTAGATCGATAATTGGAGATCCGCGTAATCAGAAAATGCAAAGTATTATGAACCTAAAAATTAAGTATCGAGAAAGTTTTAGGCCATTCGCACCCTCTGTCCTTGAAGAGGATATTAGTTCTCAATTTGAAATAGATTCAAAAAGTCCTTACATGCTTTTAGTAGCTCCTGTAAAAAAAGATTTATGTCGAGCAATGACAGATTATGAAAAAAGCCTTTTTGGAATTAAGAAGTTGAACATACCAAGGTCTACATTGCCAGCCATTACTCATGTTGACTATTCGGCTAGAGTCCAATCAGTAAGTAAGATGACTAATCCGCGTTACTATAATTTAATAAAATCTTTTAAAGAGCTAACGGGTTGTCCTCTTGTAGTAAATACCTCATTCAATGTAAGAGGGGAACCAATAGTATGCACTCCTCAAGATGCCTACAGATGTTTTATGAGAACAGAAATGGATATTTTGGTGCTACAAAATCAAGTTCTTTTTAAGATTGATCAGCCAAAAATAGAAAAAGACGAAAAATGGATGCAAAGTTTCGAGCTTGATTAA
- a CDS encoding DUF5989 family protein: MEAFLDLVKDIWDFMKVRKKYWLAPLIITIVLMGTLIVFTQGSVIAPFIYSIF; this comes from the coding sequence ATGGAAGCTTTTCTTGATCTAGTTAAAGATATATGGGACTTTATGAAAGTACGTAAAAAGTATTGGCTTGCTCCTTTAATAATAACCATTGTCTTAATGGGGACATTAATAGTATTTACACAAGGATCAGTTATAGCTCCATTTATTTATTCTATTTTTTAA
- a CDS encoding 2'-5' RNA ligase family protein: MRITKAFWIWGQFNAEDTKFLNLIRNKVYSNLQGPRFDVHITLAGPYLRLDKSIYDSMDNYAKTNKSINLKIKKYTFEKHFYKSIYISVENSIRLQNIRNSLFRMKKFDSHSNFDPHISLIYGSFKESVKKNIIINLPKLKNNLLINKLSFVDVNENISQWKIIENFELN, encoded by the coding sequence ATGCGAATAACTAAGGCTTTTTGGATTTGGGGGCAATTTAACGCGGAAGATACAAAATTTTTAAACTTAATAAGAAATAAAGTGTATTCAAATTTGCAAGGACCAAGATTTGATGTACATATTACTTTGGCTGGGCCATATTTAAGGCTTGATAAATCTATTTACGATTCAATGGATAATTATGCAAAAACAAATAAGTCTATTAATTTAAAAATTAAAAAATATACATTTGAAAAACATTTTTATAAATCAATATATATTTCGGTAGAAAATTCAATTAGATTACAAAACATAAGAAATTCTTTATTTAGAATGAAGAAATTTGATTCACATTCTAATTTTGATCCTCATATTAGTTTGATTTATGGTTCATTTAAAGAATCTGTTAAAAAGAATATTATAATAAATCTTCCTAAACTTAAAAATAATCTATTAATAAATAAATTATCATTCGTAGATGTTAATGAAAATATATCTCAATGGAAAATTATAGAGAATTTCGAATTGAATTAA
- a CDS encoding SxtJ family membrane protein has product MKEKISKKTLRDFGLLVSFGFPLFIGFLFPLITGHNFRIWTLWITILSFTLGLFSPKLLYFPYKIWMKLGFILGWINSRIILGLVFFSVLLPISLIMKVFKYDPLKIKKISSKTYKDSRINHKIDIKRVF; this is encoded by the coding sequence ATGAAAGAAAAAATTTCAAAAAAAACACTCCGAGATTTTGGACTTTTAGTTAGTTTTGGATTCCCCCTTTTTATTGGCTTCTTATTCCCACTTATTACAGGCCATAATTTTAGGATATGGACATTATGGATCACAATTTTAAGCTTTACTCTAGGATTATTTTCACCTAAATTATTATATTTTCCATATAAAATTTGGATGAAATTAGGTTTTATATTAGGTTGGATTAATAGTCGAATTATTCTTGGCCTTGTATTTTTTTCTGTACTTCTACCCATATCATTAATTATGAAAGTTTTTAAATATGATCCACTTAAAATAAAAAAAATATCTAGTAAAACTTATAAGGATTCTAGAATTAACCATAAAATAGACATAAAAAGAGTTTTTTAA
- a CDS encoding HisA/HisF-related TIM barrel protein translates to MLRKRLIVSLLIDNERHLVNTVNFTKRHYIGDPLNASYIFSDYEVDELLVLDIDAATNNRCIPYAFVQALSNFTTVPLSVGGGIKNSREIKDLLSLGVEKVVIGENLNDNFNFLREASSKFGSSSITAILNVKKSQDGTYNFFSGKKKIPNNDIIKVACKCQDAGAGELIINNIDRDGKKNGYDIDLMSRLNSKLKIPLVALGGCGNTNDIKELINKTNISGIACSTLFVYATNTKNVLLKYGEIKEKIEDNLT, encoded by the coding sequence ATGCTTAGAAAACGATTAATTGTCTCACTTTTAATAGATAATGAAAGGCATCTAGTAAATACAGTAAATTTCACAAAAAGGCATTATATTGGTGATCCACTAAATGCTTCATATATCTTTAGTGATTATGAAGTAGATGAATTATTGGTTTTAGATATTGATGCCGCAACAAATAATAGATGCATACCATACGCATTTGTCCAAGCCCTATCGAACTTTACGACTGTTCCTCTTTCTGTAGGAGGAGGAATTAAAAATTCTAGAGAAATAAAAGATCTACTATCTTTGGGAGTAGAAAAAGTAGTAATAGGAGAAAACTTAAACGATAATTTTAACTTCCTTAGAGAGGCATCAAGTAAGTTTGGATCTTCCTCAATTACGGCAATTTTGAATGTAAAAAAATCGCAAGATGGCACTTATAACTTTTTCAGCGGAAAGAAAAAAATTCCTAATAACGACATAATTAAAGTTGCTTGTAAATGTCAAGATGCTGGAGCTGGAGAATTAATCATAAATAATATAGATAGAGATGGCAAAAAAAATGGTTATGATATTGATCTAATGAGTAGATTAAACTCAAAATTAAAAATCCCCCTTGTTGCTTTAGGAGGATGTGGGAATACTAACGATATCAAAGAGTTAATAAATAAAACTAATATTTCCGGAATTGCTTGTTCAACATTGTTTGTTTATGCTACAAACACGAAAAATGTTTTGCTGAAATACGGAGAAATTAAAGAAAAAATTGAAGATAATCTTACTTAA
- the hisH gene encoding imidazole glycerol phosphate synthase subunit HisH gives MDKFPKVGILDYGTGNIASLFKALKTIGSSPYLVTDKTKLKQSKSLILPGVGHFGEAIKSLKKNEMIENLNYLVSSGVPILGICLGFQLLTNSSEESPEENGLGIFPMKTIKINPCNKTKIKVPHMGWNSIENINKQLKLFRNIKFQNQLFFFSNGYGIRKNHSNIINTANYLHEIEWVAIAEKRNVFGVQFHPEKSRSQGLTLLKNFLSIS, from the coding sequence ATGGATAAATTTCCTAAAGTCGGAATTTTAGACTATGGCACAGGAAACATAGCTTCGTTATTTAAAGCTTTAAAAACTATAGGTTCTTCACCATATTTAGTTACTGATAAAACAAAATTAAAACAATCAAAAAGTTTAATTCTTCCAGGTGTTGGGCATTTTGGAGAAGCAATAAAATCCTTAAAAAAAAATGAAATGATAGAGAATTTGAATTATCTAGTTTCATCAGGCGTGCCAATTTTGGGCATTTGCCTAGGTTTTCAATTGCTTACAAACTCAAGTGAAGAATCACCGGAAGAAAATGGTTTAGGAATTTTTCCAATGAAAACAATTAAAATCAATCCTTGTAACAAAACAAAAATTAAAGTTCCTCATATGGGTTGGAATTCAATAGAAAATATAAATAAACAATTAAAACTATTCAGAAATATTAAATTTCAAAATCAATTATTTTTTTTTAGTAATGGATATGGAATAAGAAAAAATCACTCTAATATAATCAATACAGCTAACTATTTGCATGAAATTGAATGGGTTGCCATCGCAGAAAAAAGAAATGTTTTTGGAGTACAATTTCATCCTGAAAAAAGCAGATCCCAAGGACTTACTCTTTTAAAAAATTTTTTATCCATTTCCTAG
- a CDS encoding TylF/MycF/NovP-related O-methyltransferase has translation MKLKIQKPNNSSYLSEIHKVVIKEIDDHHLSISRELAKAVSYTYMMGVKGDIAEFGTMTGYSAVALATAVNLRDFEYRNDKRGNKNLHFFDSFEGLPEATNDIDKNSPHVLDGIWSKGTCKGLSKKEFENQICKYISRKKFFVYKGWFKDTVSLINDESCFSLVHIDGDLYESAIDVLDPLFKRKIISKGAIILFDDWNCNASNPNLGEKRAFREIIDKYDVEYTDEGGYSASAHKFIIHNYK, from the coding sequence TTGAAATTAAAAATTCAAAAGCCAAATAATTCATCTTATCTTAGTGAGATTCATAAAGTAGTAATAAAAGAAATTGATGATCACCATCTGAGCATTTCAAGAGAACTGGCAAAGGCAGTTTCTTATACATATATGATGGGAGTTAAAGGAGACATAGCTGAATTTGGGACAATGACAGGATACTCAGCTGTTGCATTAGCTACTGCTGTAAATCTAAGAGATTTTGAATATAGAAACGATAAAAGAGGAAATAAAAATTTGCATTTCTTTGACAGTTTTGAAGGATTACCTGAAGCAACAAATGATATTGACAAAAATTCTCCTCATGTTCTTGATGGGATTTGGAGCAAAGGTACTTGCAAAGGACTTTCAAAAAAAGAATTCGAAAATCAAATATGCAAATACATAAGTAGAAAAAAATTTTTTGTTTACAAAGGTTGGTTTAAAGATACTGTCTCATTAATAAATGATGAATCATGTTTTTCTCTTGTCCACATAGATGGTGACCTTTACGAATCTGCAATAGATGTTCTTGATCCCCTTTTTAAAAGGAAAATAATATCAAAAGGGGCGATTATATTATTTGATGATTGGAACTGCAATGCTTCTAATCCTAACTTAGGAGAAAAAAGAGCTTTCAGAGAAATAATTGATAAATATGATGTTGAGTACACTGATGAAGGTGGATACTCAGCTAGCGCTCATAAATTTATAATTCATAACTATAAATAG
- a CDS encoding ArnT family glycosyltransferase — translation MSSELISNTNNKNNYKYCLIIFFSFLTLYSVFFIIGVFWEKIPNYCVSDECAYFANAKNIFKGIYQDPFKDRLVSPGFSLVIAPFLLLDFGRRSIVFFNIVLGSFTIVITYLTSKIFLSRKISFFITIIWGLYYIKFQQLFTALTEPFASFLIISIFYLICRKKIKKDALNSLKIGFVLGLLLLTKPIFVYVVILLFILISIWLLFDRKFFPIFLSLILAFSMTLPYQSYTFGKTGKILFFSNISGESLYWMSTPYKGEMGDWNNDQFNSNCQSLENSGPNCNSYLIEKNHGEFFRSIENLNMVEKNQKLTQKAISNIKQYPIKYARNIINNVSRLFYNIPSSYFYQRDITILRLIPNSILFSMILFSCLISFKKINKYPSEMIFCMVFIFIYIALSSLVSAYARMLTIVVPFILIWSFYSINLWRNYYELKDKF, via the coding sequence ATGAGTTCAGAATTAATTTCTAATACTAATAATAAGAATAATTATAAATATTGTTTAATAATATTTTTCTCTTTTTTAACTCTTTACTCTGTATTTTTTATTATTGGAGTTTTTTGGGAGAAAATTCCAAATTATTGCGTAAGTGATGAATGCGCATATTTTGCAAATGCAAAAAATATTTTTAAAGGGATTTATCAAGATCCTTTTAAAGATAGATTAGTCTCTCCAGGCTTTTCTTTGGTAATTGCGCCTTTTTTACTTTTGGATTTTGGAAGGAGATCAATAGTTTTTTTTAATATTGTTCTTGGATCTTTCACAATAGTAATAACTTATTTAACTTCAAAAATATTTCTATCAAGAAAGATATCTTTTTTCATAACTATAATTTGGGGGCTATACTACATCAAATTCCAACAGCTTTTTACTGCACTTACAGAGCCTTTCGCGTCTTTTTTAATAATTTCAATTTTTTATCTCATTTGCAGAAAAAAAATTAAAAAAGACGCCTTAAATTCTTTAAAAATAGGTTTTGTTTTGGGATTATTGTTATTGACAAAGCCTATTTTTGTTTATGTAGTAATTCTTTTATTTATTTTAATAAGTATTTGGTTGTTGTTTGATAGAAAATTTTTTCCTATATTTTTATCCTTAATATTAGCTTTTTCGATGACTTTACCTTACCAAAGTTATACTTTTGGTAAAACAGGCAAAATTTTATTTTTCTCAAATATTTCAGGCGAAAGCTTATATTGGATGTCTACTCCATACAAAGGAGAAATGGGAGATTGGAATAATGACCAATTCAATTCAAACTGTCAATCTTTAGAAAATAGTGGGCCTAACTGCAATAGTTACTTAATTGAAAAAAATCATGGTGAATTTTTCAGAAGTATAGAAAATTTAAATATGGTAGAGAAAAATCAAAAATTGACGCAAAAAGCAATCTCAAATATTAAACAATATCCTATAAAGTATGCAAGGAATATCATAAATAATGTAAGCAGACTTTTTTACAACATACCAAGTAGTTATTTTTATCAAAGAGATATAACAATATTACGTTTAATTCCAAATTCAATTTTATTTTCAATGATTTTATTTTCTTGCTTAATAAGCTTTAAAAAGATTAATAAATACCCAAGCGAAATGATCTTTTGTATGGTTTTTATATTTATTTATATAGCATTATCTTCATTAGTTTCTGCATATGCACGAATGTTAACTATTGTTGTCCCTTTTATTTTGATATGGTCTTTTTACTCAATTAATCTTTGGCGAAATTACTATGAATTAAAAGATAAGTTTTAG
- a CDS encoding HAD family hydrolase — protein sequence MSYKVYNNKSIFELPKAVIFDTDNTLYPYLPAHKAASKALAVKANKLLGIPIKLFNSEFEKARKEIKLRLGSNASSHSRLLYIQRTIELLGVNSQLLLTLDLEQTYWRTFLQTCNLYPGIKELLLKLQDLNITTAIITDLTSQIQFRKIIFFGLEDFFDFIVTSEESGFDKPNNASFKLAIEKLGICPSKCWMIGDNLNADIKGANDFGLISIHKNENNRNYKYENIIPDISFDNFSSLINLISKVEKGL from the coding sequence ATGAGTTATAAAGTTTACAATAATAAATCGATATTTGAGCTTCCTAAAGCTGTTATTTTTGATACTGATAATACTCTATATCCATATTTACCAGCCCATAAGGCTGCCTCAAAAGCATTAGCGGTCAAGGCAAATAAATTACTGGGAATTCCTATAAAACTATTCAATTCAGAGTTTGAAAAAGCTAGAAAAGAAATTAAATTAAGACTGGGATCAAATGCAAGTTCTCATAGTCGACTTTTATACATACAAAGGACAATCGAACTTTTGGGAGTTAACTCTCAACTTTTGTTGACTTTAGATTTAGAACAAACTTACTGGCGAACTTTTTTGCAAACATGTAATTTATATCCAGGTATAAAGGAACTTTTACTAAAATTACAAGATTTAAATATAACTACTGCCATAATTACAGATCTGACATCTCAAATTCAATTTAGGAAAATTATATTTTTTGGTTTAGAAGATTTTTTCGATTTTATAGTAACTTCTGAAGAATCAGGATTTGACAAGCCCAACAATGCTTCTTTTAAATTAGCTATTGAAAAACTTGGAATTTGTCCTAGCAAATGTTGGATGATTGGAGATAATTTAAATGCAGACATTAAAGGAGCAAATGATTTTGGTTTAATTAGTATTCATAAAAATGAAAATAATCGTAATTATAAATATGAAAATATAATTCCAGATATAAGCTTTGATAATTTCTCTTCATTAATTAATCTGATTTCTAAAGTTGAAAAAGGATTGTAG
- a CDS encoding phosphatidylinositol-specific phospholipase C/glycerophosphodiester phosphodiesterase family protein, whose amino-acid sequence MEIIAHRRNQINQLLETPTKYGVEVDIRSNQDKLVVSHDPFSNYVDFEEWISFYKHGTLILNIKEEGLENKLLDLMSKFSINNFFFLDQSFPFLIKTIKKGEKRTAVRFSEYESIETVLQMKGLLNWVWIDFFTRLPLNKTNYLELKSSNFKICLVSPELQGFGKKECKELKDYILKNNFEIDAICTKKYSFWNE is encoded by the coding sequence ATGGAAATAATAGCGCATAGAAGAAATCAAATTAATCAATTATTAGAAACTCCAACTAAATATGGAGTGGAAGTGGACATTAGATCAAATCAAGATAAATTAGTTGTTTCTCATGATCCATTTTCAAATTATGTCGATTTTGAAGAATGGATTTCTTTTTATAAACATGGAACTTTAATCTTAAATATCAAAGAAGAAGGTTTAGAAAATAAATTATTAGATTTAATGTCTAAATTTTCAATTAATAATTTTTTCTTCTTGGATCAATCATTTCCATTTTTAATAAAAACAATAAAAAAAGGTGAGAAAAGGACAGCAGTAAGGTTTTCTGAATATGAATCTATAGAGACAGTTTTGCAAATGAAGGGACTTTTAAATTGGGTTTGGATTGACTTTTTTACAAGACTGCCACTAAATAAAACAAATTATTTAGAATTGAAAAGTTCAAATTTTAAAATATGCCTTGTTTCTCCGGAATTACAAGGTTTTGGTAAAAAGGAATGCAAAGAATTAAAAGATTATATACTTAAAAATAATTTTGAAATTGATGCGATTTGTACAAAAAAATATAGTTTTTGGAATGAATAA
- a CDS encoding YdcF family protein: MLSGGRHLPPGNSEIIEWYDPDRFLSGVELYKSGKAENLIFTGGINPYFPEIPPEGDLYKKEALSIGIPKDDLYTTSPVLNTEQEARAIKKLFNSMFNKKRPKIILVTSAFHMQRAKKLFERKNITVYPYPVDFKSQKVNSYSIFLNPLNWAPNAMHLNNSSIAIRELLGRLFYKTWN; the protein is encoded by the coding sequence GTGCTAAGTGGTGGTAGACACTTACCACCAGGAAATTCAGAAATAATTGAATGGTATGACCCAGATAGATTCTTATCAGGAGTAGAACTTTACAAGTCCGGGAAGGCTGAAAATCTCATATTCACTGGAGGCATTAACCCTTACTTTCCTGAAATACCCCCTGAGGGAGATTTATATAAAAAAGAAGCATTATCTATAGGTATTCCTAAAGATGATTTATATACTACTTCACCAGTTTTGAATACTGAACAAGAGGCACGAGCAATAAAAAAATTATTTAATAGTATGTTTAATAAAAAACGTCCTAAAATTATTTTAGTTACAAGTGCATTTCATATGCAAAGAGCAAAAAAACTTTTCGAGAGAAAAAATATTACTGTATATCCATACCCTGTCGATTTTAAGAGTCAGAAAGTAAATTCGTACTCTATTTTTTTAAATCCATTAAATTGGGCTCCCAATGCTATGCATCTAAATAATAGTTCGATTGCAATTCGAGAACTTCTAGGTAGACTTTTTTACAAAACTTGGAATTAA